A segment of the Trifolium pratense cultivar HEN17-A07 linkage group LG7, ARS_RC_1.1, whole genome shotgun sequence genome:
TTGTGCTCTTTTctctatttaattaaaaaaattgcttttccaaaaaaaattatgttatattttctaaagaatTGAATTCATTTAAGtagaaatatttcaaaattgccattaatatattttttattaaaataaaatattctctaatatattttttattaaaataaaatattctctcaatttattttgaatttaaaattaaatttcaaaatcatagaatattattattatcacatCACATATAATCATGATTCATTTTGGTTATGTCTtcaatgtatttaatttttttatagccATTGTACCCAAGAAAAAACCTAATAGGAAATAAATCATGGACCCTGTTAATATTAGATTGATacgttttataattaatatatttaatcattatggtatttaatttgaattcatttAAGTGTATGTGTTTCAAAATTGGTATTAATATGTTttctaattaattgaaaattttcattcttgtaacaaaaaaacattctttccattaactttgaatttaaaatttcagaaccataaagtcaaaataaataataattcagAACCATAGATGACTCATAGCGTGCCATTTTTCGATGTTCTTTTATATCAAGTTTTTTCTATGTGAATAATAAACAGGTTtattttgcatataaaaataaaatatacagatttattttgcttatattaataGAACAATAACATTAGTTGATACTACTAAATTCTAATTTGTATAAGGAATATTGTCATTCTTCTACATGGATctggaaataaaaaattatatctcaaaattagtacgattataattatttataaacatcatttaagtacaaaacttatatcaacaaaaaaatgtagTAGAAAGATGTAAATTAAAGATATATACCAACACATTGCAATTTGGATCGTCGGCTTCACTACtacaaataaaacaatgaaGAGTCACGAAAATTATAAACATGTGTAATGTTCATCCAAAGACCTCTTATAGAATAACAAAGAGACATAACAAAGAGACATACCTGAAATCTGATTTGTAATGTTCATCAAAATACCTCTAATATAGAATAATAAACATGGGTATATAAGTAATTTGCccaaaatgtgtagttaaaaccattactaaaaattaattaaaaatatattgattccttttttggaatatatcaatgttttacacaaaataaaaataaaaatttcacacaaatgaattatttggacgtacatgaataaaaaaaatattaaatttgcataactaattaatatagaaattagaccaatcgttagttggtcagtggtgattgacgttgaacttgtcccgaaccagattaaattggtggtgaaaacaaaaaaaaatatagaaattagtaatttttcgaaattcataaaaaattgatttttttttgaaataatatattataatctataattattattttttttattttaaccatTTTGATCTAGCTAATGCAAAAACTTATATAGTAagacaataattaataattaattttttttaaataagctaAGAATCTcgtaaaattggaatatattGAATGCATGATCATCAACGGACGTGGTAATGCAACTTCAAATATAAAGAAACCACCAAAGTCTCAACCAAGTAaaatatttccttttaaaattatttttaataggtgcattaaattcgatttataaacaataattgaaaaatgattgaatttccaaattagccaaagattctaagtaaaatgatatcatcatatattagagaaattgcaaaggccttcatagttagccacataggaattggagaaatattagaatgccacataagacatggatcaaggaaatggtgccacataggaataagaccatgagagagaaactcctaaatatataaataatagattaggGCAGGAAAATAAGATGTTTTCTTTTTAGGCCGCCAACGTATCTTTTATacccaaaaaatttcaattttgcccttgataaaaacttcggttcgcataAATTGAAGTTTTTCCTAGTTCAAATTCtggaaaaattcggttaatagaAATTGTtgtaaaaaccgaagtttttattgatgggcaaaaaagtaaaagagtttaattgatatgcaccgacggtgtaaaatagttttacacaatcgtccaataaacaaccattattttgtcatgtcatatcaataaagtggggtgatgtggcggaaaacatggttgatattggttgacagtgtaaaattattttacaccgtcggtgcatatcaattaaatccaaagtaaaaagtaaaatccatgagaaaaaagaatcatgggggcctaaagagaaaaacATAGGGAAAATAAGCTTTCATAATCTCAATTGTAACCCAAGCCcagttgatttattttttgaagtagCCCATTATTATTCAccgaagaaaagaaaataataataataataataataataataaaaatattaacaattaattataaaaccctaaaaatcacCAAAATTCACCAGCTCCATCAAAACAACAAAGTTCACCGCACTGAACTCAACCGCCAGAAATCGCAGGCGGACTTGACCGCCGTCCGCCCGAAAGACAACAAACTCCGGTGAGAACCTTTTCCTCTGTTTTCAATTTGTTGAATTTTCCTTCATCGCGATTTTCTGCCGCGAAAGCCGCCACTGCTAACGGCAAAGCAATTCCAAGCTAAAACGGCGCCGTTTCACATGATATCAGTATTAGTAGTAGCTTAATACATGTTAAACTTGTTTATTCCTTTTAGGTTATGTAACTGATTAGGATTTTGCTTAATCTGATAATACAACTAGTTGTTATGTTAGCATTATgcttcaaatttttttcattctttgaGGCTTTTGTgcaataataatttataattgttAATATTGATTTTGGAACGTTTTGCTGGTTTTTCAGTGAAGTGTTTCTCTAGTCTGGAGGCACAATGAGATTGGAGAAATGTTGGTTTTGTTCTTCGACTGTATATCCCGGACATGGAATTCAGTTTGTTCGTAACGATGCAAAGGTAATATCAAATTCACTCCATATTTTATGTGCTCTGTGTGgcaaaaaaaatagtagataattGATAAGATAGCCTATAGTAGatgaacttataacttatagcttatgaGCGAGTTTATAGCTATAAGCttgctgattgaatttgtagtgtttgttgtaaaattagcagttgaattaagttctaaatatgaaattacataaaaaaaatatgattaattaatatttattttttaaagtaagatgataaaggtaaaattggaagaaatatgataagctataagctagttgaattagcttatacaaaaaaagttataagctataagcttatgagaaaaaactgttaccaaacagTTTTTTTTCAATATGAACGTATAAGATGTAAGGCACAAGCTCAATTTGGCATTTCCAGATATAGCCATGATCTTTCACTTTATCTtgaatttatgtattttttactaaaattaataatttatgaaTTGTGTATTACATAACTTACTGCTCTAATTGGATAAGATGAGATGAAATGTTGGATCGAAGTGAGAAATGGAGTGAAACAGAATAGAATAGAACAAAGCTCCTATTtcttgtttgtttgatgaaatcACAGTGACGGCCTGACGGATGATTGTGTTAATAGTGTAGCTTTTGCCAAAGTCACACTGGCGCACATACACTTTCATTATTTGGATTTCTGACGTCCAGTTTATGTGCAGATTTTTCGGTTTTGTAGATCAAAATGCCACAAGAACTTCAAAATGAAGAGAAATCCTCGGAAAGTAAAATGGACCAAGGCATATAGGCGAGTTCATGGAAAGGATATGACACAGGTTATTATCTTGATATTACTTATTACATATctgtttaatttaattgtctTGGTTTGGACAAACCTCTGAGCTATTATTATATCTTGTTTTAGGATTCAACCTTTGAGTTTGAGAGAAAGCGAAACAGGCCTGAGAGATACGACAGGAATCTTGCTGAGAATGTACTCAAGGCAATTCCTAAGATTGATAAGATCAGAGTCAGTAGGGAGGAGAGCCACCATAAGAACAGGTCATTCTTTCACTccttgttttttatatatatgtctTTTGGAAAGCTTTGCAATTTCaaggtttttttgtttgtcttaTTGCTGACATTTTTGTAAAAACTTCAATAGGATGAAAGGCAACAAGGATAAAGCACGGAGGGAAGCACAGAAGGAATTGAAGCAGGACATCGTTTTGATCACAGAACCTAACTCTACACCAGGCGATAAGATCACAGTCAATGTTACCCAACAACTGCCAGAAGAGAATCCTCTCATGGAAGAGTGATTCCATCAGTGTTgcacttttgtttgtttttgccAGTTTAATTTATGTGGCTGTATTTGTTTCTTGCATAAGGCCCAAGTTACCGGTTGCCTTgtgattattaatttaagtCGAATGTTGTGGTTTTTGAACGAAATTTTGAGTAAATGTTGTGTAACGTCTCTTAGACAATGGTTATGTTCTGTGAGATAGTGAACTGTTCTAAAGAAATTTTGATAGATGTTACTTAAATTCTTGGCCATAGCATATTCATTCTCTGAAGGTACTATAAATGTCTTGAGACCACAAGTTAAATTGAAAGAAGACTACATAGGTGACAAAATTCTTATTCAAGAGTATTAACGTTTTAAGACAACAAGTTAAATTGAAAGAAGTGCTATTTTTGTGACTGTTCTTTGTTGTAGATAATTACTTTGTTAGGAGACATTGACCTatgtatttattttgtaatGACTCCTACAGGTATACAAcctttttttgaagaaaattaaaatgcTATGTACATTCTATAACTCAGAATTTATAATATTTGCTCTATGAGCATACTTATGTTCTCTACCATTAATGAAAGATACAAACcacaaaaaaaatgagaaaaaaaaattaaaacgctAGAAGGAGGGGTTGAACCTCCGACCTTGTGGTTAACAGCCACACgctctaaccaactgagctatTCCAGCTTTTGATTTGGAAAACaataattacatttttattattctatcATACACGCACCCTCTCACCAACATTTCTATGTCAAAATAACCCCACAAAGTACAGACAAGtttgaattattttaaattaaacagagttctttttttttttgacaataaaataaacagaGTTCTATTTAGAGAAATAGACAAACAAATTTGAATTAAAGTGGACTTAGGGAGTAGaaataatatagaaaatatttctataaaaaaataaaaaacaaatttctaATTGAGATAGCTGGCCTCGTTTGTTGTCtatcaaatcatcaaaattcCCAATATTCCCGCTAATAGACTTGatgttaagttttataaaaaaacaagtaATTAAGGTAGACACGATACAATACAACCACTAAAAAGAATCAACAAGTAATATTGTATATTTCATGCTAGACATGTACATATATTTTAGGATTTTAGGATAATTCTATGGTACCTATAAAAGAGGGTTAAAAAGTCCCAAATCGGTTGTGAGATGTCATTGACAAGTGTTTATTGTTAGTGTTGTTAGCTTGTGGTTAGGCTCAGCAGGCTTAGGCCGTGCCAATGAGCAAGGTTAGGCGCGCGCGCAAGGCAAGCAGGCTTGGCCTGGCTTGGCCTGAAGTGGCTTGGCTAACAAGTTAAGTACTTGTAAGTGTGTGTACTTGCTTGTGTGTGATGTACTCCTATATAAGGACTTGTTATGTGATGAATAAACTAGAGAATGCCATTTGAAaccaacaattggtatcagagatGGAATGAAACAAGTGACAAAAAGGAAATTGAGTTAATAGACAATGATGCTGAAGATTCAGTACAAGCTGAACCTGCTGAAGTTGATCCAGTCACTACTGAACCAGCAGTTCAAAGTGATAGTGACATGGGCACTACTAGTGAAGAAAACTATGATAACACAGAGGATGGTGTAGGGCAAAGAGCCAGAAGACCTCCAGGCTGGATGAGAGATTATGTGACTGGTTCTGAATTGCAAGAGGAGGAACAGTTGCAAAATCTAGCTGTGTTTAGTAATAATGAGGATCCAACTTGCTTTGAAGAAGCAGTGAAATTGGCTGTATGGAGAGAGGCAATGGATCAAGAGATAGAGTCTATTGAGAGAAATGGAACCTGGGAATTGACAGATCTTCCTCAAGGTATGAAGAAGATTGGTGTGAAATGggtttttaaaacaaaatataatgaaCAAGGCAAGGTTGAAAAGTACAAGGCCAGACTAGTAGCTAAAGGATACAGTCAGCAGTATGGCATTGATTTCAATGAAGTATTTGCTCCTGTAGCCAGATGGGATACAATTAGAAC
Coding sequences within it:
- the LOC123895490 gene encoding probable ribosome biogenesis protein RLP24, which codes for MRLEKCWFCSSTVYPGHGIQFVRNDAKIFRFCRSKCHKNFKMKRNPRKVKWTKAYRRVHGKDMTQDSTFEFERKRNRPERYDRNLAENVLKAIPKIDKIRVSREESHHKNRMKGNKDKARREAQKELKQDIVLITEPNSTPGDKITVNVTQQLPEENPLMEE